A stretch of the Narcine bancroftii isolate sNarBan1 chromosome 14, sNarBan1.hap1, whole genome shotgun sequence genome encodes the following:
- the LOC138749779 gene encoding forkhead box protein N1-like, with amino-acid sequence MKSYGLGADQLDRLIGEKPEKTKSPVLMSPVSHLEAPLCARDMSHSQCLGHLQPQYLLSYPLFHPVSEARAQDHTGLDINTNTLPQLHQPLQSRGQAEDIPAPSQAGHSPSFHGTPDLSCQLHSQLTVAKDGWEILEEADTGTDIDALNPSLLDLELQGNLWEVLKDDSLTLDPLVSLVMSPQSLSLGTCWSQPTLELREQPEPSAEAGNVYELPWIRDPALLPRGPHQLLSHRTEVITLTDWPHDIHNPKGCDPML; translated from the exons ATGAagagctatggactaggtgcag ATCAACTGGACAGATTGATTGGAGAGAAGCCTGAGAAAACCAAGTCCCCAGTGCTAATGTCACCTGTCAGCCACCTCGAAGCACCGCTGTGTGCCCGCGACATGTCTCACTCCCAGTGCCTGGGTCACCTGCAGCCTCAGTACCTGTTGTCCTATCCCTTGTTTCACCCAGTGAGTGAGGCCAGAGCCCAGGACCACACTGGCCTGGATATCAACACCAACACTCTGCCTCAACTACATCAGCCTCTGCAAAGCAGAGGCCAGGCTGAGGATATTCCGGCTCCCTCTCAGGCAGGTCACAGTCCATCGTTCCACGGCACTCCTGACCTCAGCTGCCAGCTACATTCGCAGCTCACTGTGGCCAAGGATGGATGGGAGATCCTTGAGGAAGCAGATACTGGCACAGACATCGACGCCCTGAATCCCAGTCTCCTGGACTTGGAACTTCAAG GGAACCTGTGGGAGGTGCTGAAGGATGACAGTTTAACCCTTGACCCACTGGTCTCCCTGGTCATGTCACCACAAAGCCTCTCGCTGGGTACATGCTGGAGTCAGCCAACCCTGGAGCTCAGAGAGCAGCCCGAGCCATCGGCAGAAGCTGGAAATGTGTATGAGCTGCCCTGGATCAGGGACCCAGCCCTGCTCCCACGTGGTCCCCACCAGCTCCTCTCCCATCGCACTGAGGTAATTACGCTCACAGACTGGCCCCACGACATCCACAATCCGAAGGGATGTGACCCAATGCTCTGA